The genomic interval AGCGACAGACAAACACTCGTATAAGTTTAATGGAGTCTGGAGTGATAATGTCCACATGAAAGAGAGGTGACCATCAACAAAGGCTGTGCTGTTCTTCATTGGCAGCATCAGTCCAGAGGGAAGGCACTCTCCTCCACCCAGTGAGCCTGTGAGTTTCTTCAGGTGCAGACCATAATCATAAAGatatattcaattcaattcaattcaattttatttatatagcgccatatcacaacaaaagtcatctcaaggcattTTTCATATAGTATATATTTAAGATGAATTTAGTTTACCTGTGAAGACCAATACtaactgtttttattcttaCGTCCACCTAAATTTCTCTAAATGAACCCTGAATTTCTACCAGGAACACTGACTCTCTGTGTAACTGGATGGGCTGTTTTTTAATAAGCTGTTTTAAAAATTAACTAACTCACTGCCTGTAAGGTAGTAGCTGTTCTACCCTGTGAAATGCCATGATGTCGTGATAAGGATTCTCCTAATGCTTTTTTGTTATTACCTCATCCAGTCAATGGAACAAACgtaagtgaaaataaaaattatatcacaagcaaaacaagaagacagaagacaaaTAAGGAACCCATGAATAACAACAgctaaaaagagagaaaaactgaggtGAAAATTATGTTGAAGTCCAGTTAATCTGCTTTTAGATTTTCAAAGAcggtttgaaatgtttttgccAGGCATCATTTAATTTCTGAGTTGATATATTTACAGAGTACCAAATCTTTTCTAAATGACTGTATTGCATGACCTCCTTATCTCAGTGTCTACGTACTGGTGGCAGTGCCTTCTTTCATTTAAGCAGAATCACTTTCCAAGGAGAGTCCAGAAAATTAACCCAAGTCAACATTCATTGGAGCCATTCACTGTGAAGCTCCACACCTCCAGTCTGTAATGCAGGCTTCCTGTTAAAatctcttctctgtgtctcataATGTCTTATTACTGAATGCTTTGCATATATTTCAGgttcagaggaaaatacagCCCTTTACCACATTTATCTGCcagaaacagtttgttgttACCTGAGGAACTCAATTCTGccagatgtttttatttttaagtattaGCTAATTGCAAATTGTTCCCAACACCAGCTACAGCCTGCCTGATATACCTGTTAAAGCCATGTACAGCAACAGTCTAGTGCTGTAAAGAACAGTACTTTACAATGAAGTACCTGCCCAACTGACTTTTAATTGCAGTTTTCAAAGAGGGTTTACTCTTTGATTGACATTGAATCCAAGAAAGTTTAATGTGGCGCGGGCACAGATCAATATAAGAAGACCATTTaacaacaaagtgaaaatagaCCTCTGCAAATGAATTTCAAAATTCTTATTTTTTGGGAAGATGTAACCATGGAATGTGAACAGTATTTTTTGCTTAGAAAGTgataattaattatttagtttacattttctgttcacTGACTTATTGATTATTCAAATTGATTTAATTGTAGGATAAATACACCTGTATCTGAAAAGTCCAACTCTGGTGAGTTAGTATCATGGTCAAATCTGAGAGACGAGGATGTAGCAGCCCAAGCAACTCCACAAAAATGTGACTCAAACACTAGGTTATGAAAATCACTGGATTAAAGGACCAAAAAACTATAAAATGCTACATACATATTGATGCACACGGTATTAGCAATCTAATGAGAATATAAAATTCTATCACTCATTGAAGAAGGTTGTTCGGCATCAGATTTAAGGCCGTGTCACACTGCTCATGGCAGGGAGGGTCTAATGAAAGACTGGTTCAGGATTGCTTGGCTTCTACTGCTTTGATTCTGCTTGTTCTTTTTTCCATGTCTCTCCACCTCCTTCACCTTTCTGGAGGAGACACTTCAGTCACTGCAGTAACCCTGTTACAGCCAATCATTACACTGTTGTCTGATCACATTCTGATACATATGTGGGTTCGGCCTGCCTTCTAGCCACGTGGTTCATTGTATGTGAATGAATGGAATGAGTCATCATCAGTCTTATGACTTTTACTGTGTATTATTTAAACTGTTTAGACTTTGTATGAGTGTTCTCATGCATTTTAGCAGATGCAATGTTTGTTATTTGACATATTGGTTGACTGCAGCAGTGTTAGTCATATGGTGCTGTAATCGCAGGctcctttgtttgtgttttgtgtttaacactttaaaactttcacacaaaaaaaaaaaaaaaaaaagcagagtgtTTGCACAGATAagtatcttttttatttaagcaCCAAGCTCGTAGCACAGATATATTTAGCACATCTTGACCATCCAGAgaacagcaaaagaaagaatTAGAACAGCAAAGTTTCTCCTTCAGTACATCCTGCAACTGCACCCGCTCTCACCCGGAGGGGGGCTTTTACTTTCCCTTCCTCTGCAATTTTTCATGAGTTACAAAAGGAAAGTCAAAGAActaacccccccccaaaaaaccccCCTTCATGATTGAAAAGGTCACGCCTTAAACTGGTTTTGAACACTGGTTCTACAACAAAAACATCGGGACAAAaaaggggaagaagaaaaaaataaaacgaGATTGGTCCgcagcaaaaatacaaaatatttttttgtataaaaTTCTATTACCGTACAActgcaaaaatgcattttgagttcacagtataaaaataaaacaaagttgcAATGATCCACACCAACAAGGCTAAAATGTACTTAATCCAAGAACAGTTAGCATTAAACTGCTACAGTATTTTTGAACAGTGCTAGTTTAAATTTTTCAGAAGACTACAGCTGTGTCACATCACCTGAGTCATCTGACAGTAAGTTGAGTAGTTCATATAAGAGCAGAGATTGGTCCTCAGGAGAGGATGAAACCACTCCAAAAAGTCACAAAAGACAAACGAGATAGAAACTTTTCTGAATGCCATCTCTTACGTGAAGCCTTCCAACTGGTATGTCAAGTGCCTTAGGTGATCAGTGCAGTTGTGGGTGTTGATGCAATGTCATAGGAACAGAATGTACTGCACTGCAGTGCTGAAAGCAGGTTATGACTACCACCATGTCTTTCCACAGTTCAAAATTCAAACTGCATTCTCTGGCAGGAGAAGCATCATGAACACCACTCAGTGGAATGGCAGGCAGAGAAGACAAACCTTGGACATCTGACATTAAGTAATTAATAAGAAACCTAACCTGCTTTCAGCACTTGCACACAACTTGAAATAAGATTAATTACAAGTTAACCCATCCCcatcaggagaaaaaaaaaaaaaaaagaaaaaaagataccCCACCTATCCAAAACACATCAGGATGCGGCAGTTCCAACTACATTTTCAGCTGGTAAAACAAGAGGAAGGTGAAGCACACAGACCTATTgacaaaaaaggaggaagagaaggcgCTAACGCTACACTGTCAAGCAACACGGCACTAGCAGTCACATGCACCATAGTGTCACAGGATTCTCCCCCCTCGATCAACAAAGGGCACTGAtccaaacaaaaagaaaaaaaaaactgctagGGGAGTCACATTTCTGACCAATTCACTGCAAAAGATGTCTGGACAcaataattttaataaaatggCAGTTTATGCAGCAGTTACATGTGGAATGATCCGGGATCACCCTGGCATGCTCAGAGTAGTGGGCCTCTATTGTGCGTGTTCAGATTTCTGTATGGGGcggaaagagacagagagaggatggatATTAtgtgggaaaaagaaaaatgctttgCTGGGCAACTGAGCAAAAAGTGTCCGATTCATTATTTCCCATTCACATGGGGTGTGGGCATAGCCGAGAGGACCTACTCCCGTTATGTCACGGTTCTGGGGCCAGCTGACAGTCTGGCTCTGGCAGGGGTAGACCTGCTGCGAGCTGGACAATGGCTGGTGAGCAGAGGGCATTGTGAGTGCTATGGGCacgtggggggggggggctgggtCAGTGTGGGTTGGGGGGCAGGAGGGTGCGGGTGTGCTCTCCTGGAGTCATACATTCAGCTCAAACCTGGTCCAGGCTTTTCTCTAAAGACATGTACATTCGAAAGAGTGGTGGACAGGGCACTTCACATCAACTGTGCAACATTCAGTTGGAATATTTTTACATTGGAAAATCAGAGTACGGAATATGACTGGGGAGGGGTTGAAGACCCAGAAGCTTCTTACAGatacagtacactgtaaaaCAGAAGCCCAGGTGCAAAGTGTACATACTGAATGTCTCAAATGATACATTaattcatatacacacacaatttccAGGCATACAACTTTAAAAGTTTGTCTGTCTGGGTAAACACAAGGACTATATGATTGTCCAGGCGGAGgagcaaaatgaatgaatgaatgaacgcAGGTGTTGGGAACTAATTTGAGCATTGCTTCAATGCCCAGCAAAGCAGAAATCTTTTGTTCTAGAGCAGTTAACATCAACCAAAGAGCACACCGACGAGTCAACCGCAAACCCTTTATCCAACAGTGTGACATCAAACAGCAAATATGgcattcattttcaaagtaaCTCAAATAGGTTTTAGAGATTTGACAATGATAAGAATGGCCGAGCGTACCGTGACATACTTTCAATAAGACTTGAGACAAAAGGTTGGTATTATTTTTGAGTAAGAAGGTTTTTAAAGTGCACTCACTAATTGATAGTGATTAATTAATACCAATTGTCACATATGAAGGCAAACCAGTTGGGATGAATTTGAAATTTTTACAGATAAACTGATTAGAGCTCATAAAGAGGCAGACTGATCTGAGCATGTCAGGGCCCTGGCCTAGTGCGGGCGGAAACCTTGTCTGTGGGGGATGAGGGGGGAGACCTGCAGGAAAGGACCATTGTACTGGGCACAGGTGGACAGCCTCAAACAGAGCGTGTTTAATTCCTCTACATGCACTTCAAGATCACAGCAAGAGTGAGCTAGAAtatcaaaacagagaaaagagcttTCATGCAAGAGATCTAAGTCACAGGTACAACAATGCAAACAACTCAAACTGGAGGTTAAACTGGGGCTTGCAACTGTGTCACCACCAGGAGATTCTGAATGATGACGGAAGcagaaggtgaggaggagggatgagggGAAGGACAACAAGCTCTCTACTGGGGGGTATGGCTGGCTATGGGGGGGTAGCCCCAGGTGGCCGCCTTTCTTTTTAcgcctcttcttcatcctcaaCCCTCAGCTCTGCTGGTTCTGCTGGCGGTTCTTAGCGTAACTTGTGAAGACAAAATTGTAATCGTTGAATTGAGCCAGCTGGCGGTCGAGACGTTTGTAGCCCTCAAGTTTCTGGGCAGAGGAAAAGACACTGCGACATTTGGAGCTCTGCAGGGgcaaatggggggggggggggtgagagagaagagaattTACTCAGTGACACTTCTAATTTCAATCACAGCAAGTAAAAATAAGTTTGTGTATACATACCTGGTTGACAAAAAGGGTAGTCACAAATTTTCCTGGCTTGAACACCTCCACCACCTTCCTAACCAAATCATCATACGAAGTCTGGGAGAGGTTGGTTTCGAAGCTGACATAGGAGAACTCCGGCTCAGGGGTGATGTGGATGGTCCAGTAAGTTCCCTAGATAAGCAGAGCCACGTTATAGAGATATGCAAGTAGCACAACCTAGCAATGAGAGGAAGGATGAGACACTCACGTCAGTCTTCATTCCATTCATTGAGTATCCACAAGGGTTGAACATTGTGGCATCGATCACAGAACCTGGTATCAGGTCACGAATTCCACTCATCTgcaaaaagatgaagaaaactgTCAGCATCAGTCCACGCTCTATACCTGTTCATGGCAAAGTACTAGCTCTGTCAAAGTCTCTCTCTAAACTTGTTGCTATAACAATACTGAAGGGTTTatagtgcattcagaaagtattcagaccccttcactttttttcacGTTACGTTGCAGCCTTGTGCTAAAATTAGGCACAAGGCTGTaaatctacactcaatacccCATAATGACAATCCTAAAACGGACTGAGTTTTTAACATCTCAAAGAGGTTTCTACGGCTTTGATTGGAGTCCTCTTGCAGTAAATCCAATTGtttggacattgtttggatttgaCATCTGACGATGAATATCAGggcaaaaaccaagccatgaggtcgaaggaactgtctgcagagctcagagacaggactCGGTTGAGGCACGGATCTGGGGAAGGTTACAAATATTTTCTGCTGCACTAAAGGTTCCCAAaagcacagtggcctccataattcttaaatgGAAGAAGTGTGTAACAACCAGTGATCTTCCTAGAGCTGGCCATCTAGCCAAACTGAACAATCAGGGCCTTGGTAACAGAGGTGACCCGGATTCTGACGGTGATGATGATCTCTGAATAtcagccagagtgaccatcaGGCTCGGTTACCAAGGCCCTTTTCACCctgattgctcagtttggcCAGACAGCCAGCTCTAGAAGAATCCTGATGGTTACACACTTCTTCCATCTAAAAATGAcagaggccactgtgctcttgggaactttcagtgcagcagaaatgttttgtaGCCTTCCCCTTTCACACAATTCTGAGGTCTGCATACAGTTCCTTTGACCTcatggctttgtttttgttcctgatatgcattgtcaactgtgagaccttatatagacaggtgtaTGCCTTTCCAAATCagttgaatttaccacaggtaGACTCCAATGAAGGTGTacaaacatctcaaagatgatcaagAGAAATGGAAGGAACCTGAGATAAAATTTGTGTcatagcaaagggtctgaatacttacaatgtgatatttcagcttttcattattttttttaaacatttataaaaatctgtttttgctttgttatcATGGAGTgttgagtgtagattgatgagggaaaaaatatatttgatttcAACATGAGGCTGCAACatcacaaaatgtgaaaaaggtgaaggggtctgaatactttctgaatgcactgtgtGAGAGCTAATGACAGTTAAgccaaataaacacacatgttgACATCCACTTACACGAGTGACATCACTTGCAGAAACACCATCTTTCATATAGAACTGGTCCATAATGGCTGGATCAAGGTCGCTCATCAGAACTTCCAGTGTCTGATCTGCATGCTTGTTTTCCCAGTACTCCGGTAAGTCCAGGGTAAACAGATACCTGTGGGTGATACACAGTAAATGGTTATTTATGTCCATGCCCATATACAGGGCATAAACTCAGTTAATAATACCAAGACTGTAGAAGAGGCTCTGAGcaagctttcattttaaataaatgctaaGAACAGATGTGACCTTTTTACCTCCATCTCATGATCGTACTAGATGCAGCAATTACTGAAATTCTGCAATAACACAGACCACCTTATCCGTCTTTTCATTTATGTTATTGATTTGACTGTTTATTCAAGGACAAAGAAAGTCAACAACATTCAAggatacagatacagagaaaattATTCAGTATTCATTTCTGCAGCACAAATACCCAATGATACTGAAATGGATACTGTGTGGACAATACATCAGGTTTCAACCAGTACAGGATACTGCATGATGCTTACCAGCAGTCAGAGTTCAAACGCCCCATACAGTAGGCTGCACCATCTGGAAGAAGCAGAAAGATAGAGGATTGTTTCAGTCTTTATGGTTACTGTTCATGAAGAACATCATCTCAAATACAAAACTACATGCATCATCTATTGTTTTTCTAGAGGCCAAAGCAATGCCGTCAGCCTTTCTATAAATCACACAACATATGCAATAGAGCAAGTCAACAAGACTCCAATTTCATGGTCATACTGGCAAAGGTATTACAGAGATCAATGAAAACCAGGAAGCATGATAAAGAATAATTTACAAACTGAATGAATTTGACAACTTTGTCAGGACTTCCTAACAGAATAAATTCAAGATATTATCATAATACAATTCTTGATTAAACACAACCTGGAGCAGAAATGGGCAGATGAATAGATTAAACAAGAGAGGAAACATGGGTGACAAAACAGATGTGTTGCATACTTGGGAAAATCTGGCTGAGGAAGTCAACTTCCTCCTGGAAGTTTCGATGAGGGAACTCTTGATGTGTTGGCTTCATAAAGTTCTTGCGGGAGTAGAAGAAATTCTGAAAAACAGGGCCTGATCAGTGCCGTATTCACACATCAGCTACAAATATCCTTGAAACTGCAGAAATCATGATATTTCTACTTTCATTGTTCATGTGTACATATATGCAAATACTTTCTGTGTCCAACCTCGATGGCATCAAAGCCGCAGTACTCCCTGGCGAGTTCCAGCAGAGGCACCAGTGCTTGCAGCAAGAGGGTGGTTCCGCACGTCTTCAAAATGAAACGTCTCTTGGAGACAAACATGCTACTCTCACTGaggaattaagaaaaaaaaaaaacaaaaaaaaaaaacacacacacacacacacacacacacacacacaagaagggCATGAATCTTCTGTGTGCATTCTCTGATAATAGGTTTTGATTTAGAAGAAGTTCAGTATAACTTGTAAGTATGCATATTATTTTAACTTGGCACACAGATGTTTTAATCACATGGCAGAGCAGTATTACAGGGTACTCTTTAGTCTCTTTGAAAAAATGGTATTAAAATGCCTGTAGGTATAAACCCCAGCAAACTGATACCAAAGTTTGttttaagaaataataaaatatttgttcacACTAATTCACTCTGGCTACACATCATTTGTAGTATATTGATTGTAGTCTGTGTTAGACTGTGGCAGAGGGggaaaatgaactaaataaataaaccctATCACATGAGTGAGGCTGTTTCGACTGTGGAAACTTCTTGGTTGCTatgacaaaattatttttacctgctagatttttcattttaaaattagcACAGGAGAATGCACCTTACAGCTTTCAGTTGTTGATAACTGTGGTCTCAGCAGGCTCCAGTTTTATACCAACCCACCATCAACCCTTTAAATATAGCTGAAGCAGGGTTTGAATCTTCAATCTTTTACACTTGGTACATCCACCTTTGGGCATAATGTATACAAGACTATGCAGCATGTAATGTATGTGCCCATAGGTCTCTTGTCTCATCACCTGAGACAGTGACTGAACTGTAAATGACAAGCGGCTTACGGATGACCGCTGTCTAATCCTGCCTGCCTTCTAATCAGTAGGAGAACAGAAGAGACATCATGTAAGTAAAGAGCTAGCACTCACCTGAGTATATAAGCTTCCTGCTTGTCAGTCTTTGTCACACTTATGATCAAACAATGCACATTCTCCAAAAGTTTGTCCCACTCAAACctagaagaaaaatgaaacgGGCAACATTTACTATTTGGgcattcatttgtatttttaaaagacCTTGTTGCCATGTGGAAGTGAATCCCACTacaggaaagaaaaagtcaaattcATATTTACACTGGAAAGTTTAAATTTGTTGTTGCAGAGTTGTTATGACCTATGTTTTTTCATAGGTAAAGCACACACTCCTCTGTAGTAATGCCTGACTCATAAGAGAGAGGGATTCAGTTCTGAAATTATTTTGCTAAAGGAAAGatcagcaaacaaacaagcaaaaatctCAAATGGATATAGAACAGACCTTTCTGTGGTTTGTCAACTGATCGGGGTTATGATACACTACTGCAGTTTGAAGTTGCCCCCCACCCCTGCCACTGCCACTGAAAGACAGCTGCAGTTGCGTTACATTACACCCATGGAAGGGCAGCCTGGGCCCATTCAGAGCATCCAGTAGGAAGCATAGCACAGCCTGGGCCAGTAGAGAAAGAGCACGAGGAGCCCAATGCTCAATGGGGAATTTTCCAGCAGCCAATGTTGGATATTTCACCCCCTGAGAGATGGACAGGGTTACATGAATCAACAGCCTTTTCTGGGGAAGAACGAGAAATGTAACCCACTGGATTACCTAGACTTTCAGGAGTGGTCCTCTAACTGGCAGTAATGGGTGTGGTCAGAAAGAAGGTGTGAACAACAGTAGATCAGTTACTGGCTAATAAATTAAATCATATAGGATTCCAATCAGcatttaaaagcacatttttaataTGCACAGAAAAACCTGATGAATTTTTTATACCTAGTAAAGTGGAAACCTTGGAATATCACTAGAACAAATGTATCTGGCAAGTCTTGCTATAATTCACTCTTACATGCCTCCACATCACAAAGAAACAATagccaaaaaaatgtaaaataaatttaaacTTCTAGTGGCTGTGGGTAACCAGGTGGCCTAGGATAGTTTAGGTACATGCCAGTAACCAAACCCCCCCAGTTCAAGTCTTCGGGCAAGTCATCAGACACCCTTGTTGCATGCCAACCCTGCTCCATTCGCTACAACAACCAAACTCTGCAGGGGACATGCATGTGACTCAGGAGGCAAAATGAAAAGTAACAAATGCTATCTTAAAGATAGGAAGCACCAATGAAAGGGGTTTGATTTCCAAGAGCCCCGAATACACAGTAATTCATGTGAAGACAaagctgacttttttttaaagaatagcAAACAATTGCTATTGCCAGTCGATCTACAGCAGTTGCTGACTGTAGATCGACATCTGATGACATCTTTCCTGAGTACAAACTTGCCTCTGGTTAGTTGATTTTGGCCttagtgtgtgtgctttttatCATCATGATGTGCTTTACAAGACTAACTACCCAACCTTTGAGAACACTTCACACAGAGGAGTAGAAGACTAAACAATGTGTCAGGATTACAAGATTTCTTAAATAAACTGCAACATTGACAGTGTTCAACACCACAATCCACACAACCTCTATGTTATGGGTATTTGCTTCCCACATAGAATGACATAATACCATGCTGCAGGCTCAAAGCCAACAAGCTGGCTTTATAGTCATACGTGATCTTACTTCTTGACAATGGCCACCATAATGAGAAATCAGGAAAATGAATTTGTGTCTTTAGAATTTCTGAAAAGGGATATAAACTGAAATGCAtcaacagcttttattttctgctcctGTTTGTGACAAAAGTAAACCATGTagcctcttttctttctttactatCTTACAGCTGGCTACAAGGTGTAATTAAAAAGTTCAGGGACTATTTCTAACACAAGGAGCGTGTCACAGTAATGTGTATGCAGCAGGTGCAAACAATCATTTTCGAGAGAA from Lates calcarifer isolate ASB-BC8 linkage group LG7_1, TLL_Latcal_v3, whole genome shotgun sequence carries:
- the amd1 gene encoding S-adenosylmethionine decarboxylase proenzyme; protein product: MMEDNGAHFFEGTEKLLEVWFSRQDETKGTGDLRTIPRFEWDKLLENVHCLIISVTKTDKQEAYILSESSMFVSKRRFILKTCGTTLLLQALVPLLELAREYCGFDAIENFFYSRKNFMKPTHQEFPHRNFQEEVDFLSQIFPNGAAYCMGRLNSDCWYLFTLDLPEYWENKHADQTLEVLMSDLDPAIMDQFYMKDGVSASDVTRMSGIRDLIPGSVIDATMFNPCGYSMNGMKTDGTYWTIHITPEPEFSYVSFETNLSQTSYDDLVRKVVEVFKPGKFVTTLFVNQSSKCRSVFSSAQKLEGYKRLDRQLAQFNDYNFVFTSYAKNRQQNQQS